One genomic region from Bradyrhizobium icense encodes:
- a CDS encoding PilZ domain-containing protein: protein MSRHEAAQARSIFWKILTVQCYQGGISKWIIAMVETRIAPRVRVMKPAKIDYGGDKYPCIVRDISSTGAALDFSELIRIPNEFTLILPDDKLRLPCRVVWRKEYRLGVVFDL from the coding sequence TTGAGCAGGCACGAAGCGGCTCAAGCTCGTTCCATCTTTTGGAAGATTTTAACCGTTCAGTGCTACCAAGGCGGCATTTCAAAATGGATTATTGCGATGGTGGAAACTCGGATTGCTCCACGTGTTCGCGTGATGAAGCCTGCCAAGATCGATTACGGCGGCGACAAGTATCCTTGTATCGTTCGTGACATATCCAGCACGGGCGCGGCGCTGGACTTTTCCGAGCTGATCCGCATTCCCAATGAGTTCACATTGATCCTGCCGGACGACAAGCTAAGGCTCCCTTGTCGCGTTGTGTGGCGCAAGGAGTACAGACTTGGCGTAGTCTTCGACCTGTAG
- a CDS encoding glycosyltransferase produces MRAVVAVLLFVTAAHAGLWGLFQEKQAAPDFRGILPSVSYAPFEGSAHPDVDNIPQIEKIRADLKKLSTITRAIRLYSSTGGVELVPPIAAEFGLKVTVGAWIDKNSDRNKREIEAAISLAKRNSNVNGIVVGNETIFRGEQKIDDLVELIKQVKKSVNVPVTTGEIWNIWRDNPELASSVDFIAAHVLPYWENFTDKQAVDQAVAMFQLLRDQFPGKRIVIAEFGWPSAGYNLRNAEPGPFEQASVLRNFVTRAEAIGIDYNIVEAIDQPWKFFEGGVGPYWGILDANREPKFAWTGPIVNENYWKLAAIALLVGILMSLPILRLEQPKIMQALLLSAAANGVGAWVSTVFAYWAGHYFVFGSAFALTLGLTLLVPLILIAMARIDEIAAIAFGHRPRRLITKSATLAPATIGENVAFPKVSIHIPAYFEPVEMLKQTLDAVSRLDYPNFECVCIINNTPDPEFWRPIQDHCRALGERFKFINAEKVQGFKAGALRIAMERTAADAEIIGIIDADYVVHPDWLKDLVPVFADPRVGLVQAPQEHRDGDRSLMHYIMNGEYAGFFDIGMVQRNEFNSIIVHGTMCLIRRSAMDMAGGWSSDTICEDTDLGLTIQQQGWLTHYTNVRYGEGLLPDTYEAFKKQRHRWAYGGFQIVKKHWRRFLPGASRLTRDQRREFSLGWLNWLGAESLGVVVAILNLIWVPIVAFADIAVPDKILTLPIIGSFVVSLVHFVALYRLRVKIKAGQMLGAMIAAMSVQWTVSRAVAQGLITEHLAFARTSKGGLSRMSIEFQAFWEAVIGVLLLIGAAVLIVTNSYKEVREIYIFAGVLVLQSLPFLAAVAIAVLENSRINSFAFWRNSAVRTAELIGLRPVTLPTVNTQSQPVASEIRREVN; encoded by the coding sequence ATGCGTGCCGTCGTTGCCGTTCTGCTGTTTGTCACCGCAGCTCACGCCGGGCTGTGGGGCCTGTTCCAGGAAAAGCAAGCCGCGCCCGATTTCAGGGGCATTTTGCCGAGCGTTTCCTATGCGCCGTTCGAGGGTTCGGCGCATCCCGACGTCGACAATATTCCGCAGATCGAAAAGATCCGCGCCGACCTCAAGAAGCTGTCGACGATCACGCGCGCGATTCGTCTCTACTCCTCGACCGGTGGCGTCGAACTGGTGCCGCCGATCGCCGCCGAATTCGGCCTGAAGGTCACCGTCGGCGCCTGGATCGACAAGAATTCCGATCGCAACAAGCGCGAGATCGAGGCCGCGATCAGCCTCGCCAAGCGCAACAGCAACGTCAACGGAATCGTCGTCGGCAACGAAACCATTTTCCGCGGCGAGCAGAAGATCGACGACCTGGTCGAGCTGATCAAGCAGGTCAAGAAATCCGTCAACGTTCCCGTGACCACCGGTGAAATCTGGAACATCTGGCGCGACAATCCGGAACTGGCGTCCTCCGTCGATTTCATCGCCGCGCACGTGCTGCCCTATTGGGAGAACTTCACCGACAAGCAGGCCGTCGATCAGGCGGTAGCCATGTTCCAACTGCTGCGCGACCAGTTTCCCGGCAAACGCATCGTGATTGCCGAGTTCGGCTGGCCGAGCGCCGGATATAATTTGAGGAACGCCGAGCCTGGCCCGTTCGAACAGGCCTCGGTGCTGCGCAATTTCGTCACCCGCGCCGAAGCTATCGGCATCGACTACAACATCGTCGAAGCGATCGATCAGCCCTGGAAATTCTTCGAAGGCGGCGTCGGCCCCTATTGGGGCATCCTCGACGCCAATCGCGAACCGAAATTCGCCTGGACCGGCCCGATCGTGAACGAGAACTACTGGAAGCTGGCTGCGATCGCGCTGCTGGTCGGCATCCTGATGTCGCTGCCGATCCTGCGGCTCGAGCAGCCGAAAATCATGCAGGCGCTGTTGCTCTCGGCGGCCGCCAACGGCGTCGGCGCCTGGGTTTCCACCGTGTTCGCCTACTGGGCCGGGCACTATTTCGTGTTCGGCTCGGCCTTTGCCCTGACGCTCGGCCTGACCCTGCTGGTTCCGCTGATCTTGATCGCGATGGCCCGCATCGACGAAATCGCGGCGATCGCCTTCGGCCACCGCCCGCGCCGGCTGATTACCAAAAGTGCGACATTGGCCCCTGCCACCATCGGCGAGAACGTCGCCTTCCCGAAGGTCTCGATCCACATTCCTGCTTACTTCGAGCCGGTCGAGATGCTGAAGCAGACGCTGGATGCGGTGTCGCGGCTCGACTACCCGAATTTCGAATGCGTCTGCATCATCAACAACACGCCCGACCCGGAATTCTGGCGGCCGATCCAGGACCACTGCCGCGCGCTCGGCGAACGCTTCAAGTTCATCAACGCCGAGAAGGTGCAGGGCTTCAAGGCCGGCGCGCTTCGGATCGCCATGGAGCGCACCGCGGCGGATGCCGAGATCATCGGCATCATCGACGCCGACTATGTCGTGCATCCGGACTGGCTGAAGGATCTCGTGCCTGTTTTCGCCGACCCGCGCGTCGGCCTGGTGCAGGCGCCGCAGGAGCACCGCGACGGCGACCGCTCGCTGATGCACTACATCATGAACGGCGAATATGCCGGATTCTTCGACATCGGCATGGTCCAGCGCAACGAGTTCAACTCGATCATCGTGCATGGCACGATGTGCCTGATCCGCCGTTCCGCGATGGACATGGCTGGCGGCTGGTCCAGCGACACCATCTGCGAGGACACCGATCTCGGCCTGACCATCCAGCAGCAGGGCTGGCTGACGCACTACACCAACGTCCGCTATGGCGAGGGCCTCCTGCCCGACACCTATGAGGCCTTCAAGAAGCAGCGCCACCGCTGGGCCTATGGCGGCTTCCAGATCGTCAAGAAGCACTGGCGGCGTTTCCTGCCCGGCGCCAGCCGGCTGACGCGGGACCAGCGCCGCGAATTCTCGCTGGGCTGGCTGAACTGGCTCGGTGCCGAAAGCCTCGGCGTGGTGGTGGCGATCCTCAACCTGATCTGGGTGCCGATCGTGGCGTTTGCCGACATCGCCGTTCCCGACAAGATCCTGACGCTGCCGATCATCGGCTCCTTCGTCGTCTCGCTGGTGCATTTCGTCGCGCTCTACCGCCTGCGGGTGAAGATCAAGGCCGGCCAGATGCTGGGCGCCATGATCGCGGCGATGAGCGTGCAATGGACGGTGTCGCGCGCCGTGGCCCAGGGCCTGATCACCGAGCATCTCGCTTTCGCCCGGACCTCCAAGGGCGGGTTGTCGCGGATGTCGATCGAATTCCAGGCGTTCTGGGAGGCCGTGATCGGCGTGCTGCTCTTGATCGGCGCCGCCGTCCTGATCGTCACCAACAGCTATAAAGAGGTGCGCGAGATCTACATCTTTGCCGGCGTGCTGGTGCTGCAGAGCCTGCCGTTCCTCGCGGCGGTCGCGATCGCGGTGTTGGAGAACTCCCGTATCAACTCCTTCGCCTTCTGGCGTAACAGCGCGGTGCGGACAGCGGAACTGATCGGGCTGCGCCCGGTCACTCTGCCGACGGTCAACACCCAGTCCCAGCCGGTTGCCTCGGAAATTCGCCGCGAGGTCAACTAA
- a CDS encoding DUF3551 domain-containing protein — protein sequence MPKEALMRILPLAILAIGTVSIGPAAAQMYDPAYPVCLRVYGPASYYECRYTSLPQCNASASGRSAQCVINPYFGGAQGPAGYRRHLRIY from the coding sequence ATGCCGAAGGAGGCTCTGATGCGCATTCTGCCCTTGGCGATTTTGGCGATCGGGACAGTCTCAATAGGACCGGCGGCTGCCCAGATGTACGATCCGGCTTATCCGGTTTGCTTGCGAGTGTACGGCCCAGCTAGCTATTACGAGTGCCGATACACGTCGCTGCCTCAATGCAACGCGTCTGCATCGGGCCGCTCGGCACAGTGTGTCATCAATCCATATTTCGGAGGCGCGCAAGGGCCCGCGGGTTATCGGCGGCATCTTCGGATCTACTAA
- a CDS encoding beta-1-3, beta-1-6-glucan biosynthesis protein yields the protein MRRRVLDPRVAVLRRFAAVGLALLIGSAGAFAQSGSPTPQDQQGKAPAANTAEANKDNQRKADEFVEAAQAINGPAGNPECVWLGRRVVRLMWRDDLDTAFRHLDLYDRFGCPGGHVQATFRCLTRFGGQIDPKVAETLDSRIHVCWINPGAQPQAAAAASPAPATAGNATPAPAASPSPAPSPAPAAPAK from the coding sequence ATGCGTCGACGGGTGCTTGATCCAAGAGTTGCGGTTTTGAGGCGCTTCGCCGCGGTGGGCCTGGCCCTCCTGATCGGATCGGCCGGGGCGTTTGCCCAGAGCGGCAGCCCGACCCCGCAGGATCAGCAAGGCAAGGCGCCGGCCGCCAATACCGCCGAGGCCAACAAGGACAATCAGCGCAAGGCCGACGAATTCGTCGAGGCGGCCCAGGCGATCAACGGCCCGGCCGGAAATCCCGAATGCGTCTGGCTCGGCCGTCGGGTGGTTCGCCTGATGTGGCGCGACGACCTCGACACCGCGTTCAGGCACCTCGATCTCTATGACCGGTTCGGCTGCCCCGGCGGGCATGTCCAGGCCACCTTCCGCTGCCTGACCCGTTTTGGCGGACAGATCGATCCCAAGGTGGCTGAGACCCTCGACAGCCGCATTCATGTCTGCTGGATCAATCCGGGCGCCCAGCCGCAGGCTGCCGCAGCGGCCAGCCCGGCGCCAGCGACCGCCGGCAACGCAACGCCTGCGCCGGCCGCATCGCCCTCGCCGGCCCCCAGCCCCGCGCCTGCCGCGCCCGCGAAATAG
- a CDS encoding response regulator: MEDKQGPPRVLVVEDDFLIALQTEVALTAAGFEVVGPATTAEEAVALASDAQPTLAVMDIRLASTRDGIDAARELYQDFAIRCIFATAHDDVRTRGRAEPYAPLGWLPKPYTMASLVSAVVEALAQLRRP, from the coding sequence ATGGAAGACAAGCAGGGTCCGCCGCGGGTTCTTGTCGTCGAGGATGATTTCCTGATCGCCTTGCAAACAGAAGTCGCGCTGACGGCAGCCGGCTTTGAAGTTGTCGGTCCGGCCACGACCGCCGAGGAAGCCGTCGCGCTGGCCAGTGACGCGCAGCCGACGCTTGCCGTGATGGATATTCGCCTGGCCAGCACCCGCGACGGCATCGACGCCGCACGGGAACTGTATCAGGACTTCGCAATTCGCTGCATCTTTGCGACCGCGCACGACGATGTGCGCACGCGGGGGCGCGCCGAGCCCTACGCCCCGCTCGGATGGCTGCCGAAGCCATACACTATGGCGTCGCTGGTATCGGCGGTCGTCGAGGCTCTCGCGCAGTTGCGCCGGCCGTAG